The sequence CCAGTGGCTGCTGCTGGCCTATCTGCACCAGGAAGAGCTCAGCGATCCGCTGCGCGCCCGCTTGCTGTACCAGGTCGGTTCGCACTGGATCTCGACCGGCAGCTTCACGCTCGGCGTCGATCCGCTGACCGAGAGCTATGCGCTGTTCAGCCGCCTGCCCGAGTACCGGCGCGAGTGGGCCATGGCCGGCAACGACCTCGGCGTGGTCAAGTTCTACCTCGGCCACTACGAGGAGGCGAACGCGCTGTATACCTCGGTGCTGCCGATCCATCGCTCGATCGGCAACCACCCGGTCGAGGCCGACACGCTGGCCAACATCGCCTACTGCTACCTGGCCACCAACCAGTTCGAACTGGCGCAGGAGCACGCCAAGCAGGTGCTGCCGCTGGTGCAGGGCGACAATTTCCGCCTCGCCTACACGCAGGGCCTGCTGGGCAACTGCGCCTTCGAGCTCGGCGACACGGAAAGCGCGATCGACCACGAGCGACAGGAAATCGAGATCCTGATCCGCTACGGCGAGGGCTCTACGCTGGCCATGGCGCAGCAGCGGCTGGCCAAGTACCTGTGGTCGCTCGGCCGGCGGATCGAGGCGCGCGGCGCCATGGCCGAGGCGCTGACGGTGTTCGCCAATGCGCCGCATCCGACCCTGCTCGGCTACTGCCTCGACACCTGCACCGGCTTCGCCATCTCGCTGGCCCAGTGGGACGCCGCCGCGCAACTGGCCGGCTTCGCCCACGACTGGTTCGCCCGCAACCAGGCCTACCGCGCGCCGGTGCGGCAGCGCCAGCTCGATGCGCTGCTGCCGCAGCTGATCGCCCAGCGCGGCCCGCTGGAGCAGGATCCGGACTACCGCCACGGCGCCACGCTGACCCTGGCCCAGGGCCTGGCGCTGGCGCGCTCGATGCTCGACACGATCGACGAAGCGGCGGCCGGCGACCCGGTGGCCGGCAATCCGGCACCCGGCGATCAGGCAACCGGCAGCCCGGCCGCCGATCCGGCAACAGGCGCCTGAAGCCGGCCCGGGCCACGACAGCCTTGGTCCGGGCGGAGGCGGCGGCTAGAATCCCTGCTCCCCGCTTCAATCCCTCCAGGCCCGCCATGACCACGCCCCAAGCCGCGCTGAACCGTCTGATCGACGGCAACGAACTGTTCTACGACGAGATGTTGTCGGTGATGCGCCAGATCATGACCGGCACCATGTCGCCGGTGCATACCGCGGCCATCCTGATCGGCCTGCGGGTGAAGGTGGAGACGGTGTCCGAGATCGCCGCCGCGGCCACCGTGATGCGCGAGCTGTCCAGCCGGGTGGCGGTGCAGCGGCGCGAGCACCTGGTCGACACCTGCGGCACCGGCGGCGACGGCGCGCATACCTTCAACATCTCCACCACCGCCGCCTTCGTCGCCGCGGCGGCCGGCGCGCGCGTGGCCAAGCACGGCAACCGCGGCGTGTCCTCGTCGAGCGGCTCGGCCGACGTGCTCGAGGCGCTCGGCGTGAACCTGGCGCTGACGCCCGAGCAGGTCGGCCAGTGCATCGACGAGGTCGGCGTGGGCTTCATGTTCGCGCCCAACCACCACGGCGCGATGAAGAACGTCGCCCCGATCCGCAAGGAACTGGGCGTGCGCACGATCTTCAACATCCTCGGCCCGCTGACCAACCCGGCCGGCGCCGACAACCAGGTGATGGGCGTGTTCCATCCCGACCTGGTCGGCATCCAGTGCCGCGTGCTCAAGGAGCTCGGCAGCCGCCACGTGCTGATCGTGCACGGCCGCGACGGCCTCGACGAGATCAGCCTGATCGACCGCACGCTGGTCGCCGAGCTGTGCGACGGCGAGATCACCGAGTACGAATTCGATCCGCGCGACCATGGCTTCGCGCTGTGCGAGCCGGCCGCGCTCAAGGCCGCCGGCCCGGCCGAATCGCGCGCCAAGGTCGAGGCGGTGCTGGCGGCCGAGGCCGGCCCCTGCCGCGACATCGTGGTGCTGAATGCCGGCGCGGCGCTCTATGCGGCCGGCGTGGCCGCCAGCCTGGCCGAGGGCTTCGCCGCCGCGGCCGCGGCGATCGACAGCGGCGCGGCGCGGGCCAAGCTCGCCGCGCTGGTCGAACTGAGCCAGCGCTTCAAGAACTGACCGACGACTCGCAACCCTTCGACGCACTGCGTCCTCCGCGGCCTTCGCGGCGAAAGCATTCCATGTCCGACATCCTGCAAAAGATCCTCCACACCAAGGCCGACGAAGTCGCCGCCGCGCGCCGCGCCAAGCCGCTCGAAGCGGTGCGCGCCGAAGCCGAGGCCGCGCCCGGCGTGCGCGACTTCACCGGCGCGCTGCGCGACAAGTACGCCGACGGCCAGGCCGCGGTGATCGCCGAGATCAAGAAGGCCAGCCCGTCCAAGGGCGTGATCCGCGCCGACTTCCGGCCGGCCGAGATCGCCGCCGACTACGCCGCCCACGGCGCCGCCTGCCTGTCGGTGCTGACCGACGAGCAGTACTTCCAGGGCCACGCCGACTACCTGCGCGCAGCGCGCGGCGCCTGCGCGCTGCCGGTGCTGCGCAAGGATTTCGTGGTGGACGCCTACCAGGTCTACGAGGCGCGCGCGATGGGCGCCGACTGCATCCTGCTGATCGTCGGCGCGCTCGACGCCGGCCATATGCGCGAACTCGAGGCGCTGGCCCATGAGCTCGGCATGGCGGTGCTGGTCGAATCGCACGACCGCGCCGAGCTCGACCGGGCGCTGACGCTGAAGACGCCGCTGATCGGCATCAACAACCGCGACCTGCGCAGCTTCGAGGTCTCGCTCAAGACCACGCTGGACCTGCTCGAACGCATCCCGAGCGACCGCATCGTGATCACCGAATCGGGCATTCTGAAGCCGGCCGATGTCGAGCTGATGCTCGAGCACGAGGTCTACGCCTTCCTGGTCGGCGAGGCCTTCATGCGCCAGCCTTCGCCGGGCGCAGCGCTGGCCGAGCTGTTCGGTTGATCCGCCTGGCGATGGTTCGACGTCGACGCCTGGCGGGCGCCAGCGATGGGGTAGGCAGGTCTTCGCTCGATTTCTCTCCCACGCCCTCGCCTCGCCGTCGCTCGTTTGCCGGCCAAGGACAGCCTCCGGGCCGCTATCTCGGCCAGCAAAGAAAACAAGGCGCTGCGGCGCCTTGTTTCATTTATGCATCCTGCGGTTTTCCCTCATGTTGCAAGGCGTCCACATTCCAGGACTTGTAACAGCGTTGTCACGGCGGCTCCGTATAAAGCGCTCCGTCGCCCCCGGATTGCCGGGGCTGCCGAATCGCAAATCAACAACGGGAGTCTCTCCATGAAAAAGCAACTGCTCGCCATCGCCGTCCTGGGCGCCCTCGCCGCCCCGGCCTTCGCCGACAACAACGTGACCCTCTACGGCCGCATCGACATGGGCCTGGAACGTAGCGACGACGGCACCACCAGCCGCTTCGTGGAACAGAACTTCGCCTCGCGCATCGGCTTCAAGGGCGAGGAAGACCTGGGCGGCGGCCTGAAAGCCCTGTTCCAGATCGAAACCGGCGTGTCGCCGGACGACAGCGCCAACAGCGCCGCCTGGGCCAGCCGCAACAGCTTCGTCGGCCTCAAGGGCGACTTCGGTACCGTGCTGATGGGCAACCACGACATGCCGTTCAAGTCGCTGGACCGCAACGTCGGCACCATGTGGAACCAGACCGACCCGATCGAGCAAGTGGTCAACGGCAAGGCTTCGGCCGGCGCCATCGGTGCCAACTTCCACACCCGCCAGAAGAACGTGGTGCAGTACCACTCGCCGGTGTGGAGCGGCTTCCAGCTCAAGGCCGCGTTCTCGCCCGACGAAGCCAAGGTCGACGGCGGCACGAACAAGCAGGTCTACGGCCTGTCGGCTGAGTACAACGCCGGTCCGTGGAACATCGGCGCTGGTTACGAAAACAAGCAGGACGCCGCCACCAAGGGCAAGGATCTGAGCGCCGTCAAGCTGATCGGCGGCCTGAAGATCGACGCCTTCACGCTGGGCGCCGCCTACGCCAAGCTCGACAACGACAACGGCAGCAAGGTCGACACCTGGGCCCTGGTCGGCAACTACACCATCGGCGCTACCACACTGAAGGCCGCCTACGGCACCGCCGACGAAAGCAAGGGCAACGCCCAGGACGGCACCGCCCTGTGGTCGTTCGAAGTGGACTACTCGCTGTCCAAGCGCACCACGGTGTACGGCTACTACGCCGCCTACAAGAACGACGGCAAGTCCAAGGCCAAGTTCGAGACCGGCGACAACAAGTACGCCCCGGTTGCCGGCGAAGATCCGAGCGTGTTCGGCGTGGCGGTTCGCCACAACTTCTGATCTGCCTGGCGACGGTTCAGCGTTGGCGATGGGTGGGCACCCGGCAAAGCCGGGCTGATTTGGACGGTAGTGGGGAGGCCGGCAGATCTTCGCTCGATTTCTCCCCACTCCCCCGCCTCGCCCTAAGGGCGAGGAGCCTCGCTGACGCTCGTTCGCTGTCCCTGGCGGTCGCATGTGAATCGGGCACGGAGCTTTCTCCGTGCCCGATTCGCTTTTGGGGAAACAGATAAGGCGCAAGAAAACGATGTAGCGCCTTCGGATCTACCTGGCGACGCGTAAGCGTTGACGATTGGCTGGCACCCGGCGAAGCCGGGCTGATTTGGGCAGTAGTGGGGAGGCAGGCCGATCTTCGCTCGATTTCTCTCCCACTCCCCCGCCTCGCCCTTAGGGCGAGGAGCCTCGCTGACGCTCGTTCACTGTCCCTGGCGGTCGCATGTGAATCGGGCACGGAGCTTTCTCCGTGCCCGATTCGCTTTTGGGGAAACAGATAAGGCGCAAGAAAACGATGTAGCGCCTTCGGATCTACCTGGCGACGCGTAAGCGTTGACGATTGGCTGGCACCCGGCAAAGCCGGGCTGATTTGGGCGGCAGTGGGGAAGCAAGCAGGCAGATCTTCGCTCGATTTCTCTCCCACTCCCCCGCCTCGCCCTTAGGGCGAGGAGCCTCGCTGACGCTCGTTCGCTGTCCCTGGCGGTCGCATGTGAATCGGGCACGGAGCTTTCTCCGTGCCCGATTTGCGCTTATAGGGGACGATGCAGCGCCACGATCAGCGCGATGCAGCGGTGTTCCGTAGGAGCGGCTTCAGCCGCGAATCGTGGAGGTGTCGCCGTCGTCATTCGCGGCTGAAGCCGCTCCTACAAAAGCAGGTCGCAGCGGTATCCATGTCGCACCGCCGAATGAACACTGGCCCGGCGCCTGCGCCGCGCTACCAGCGCCGCCACCAGCCGAAACCGAAGCGCGGGCCGTAGTCCCATTGCCGCATGCGTTCTTCCTGGCGCACGTCGTCGAGCTGGGTCTGCTGCATGTAGTCGAGCACCGGCTCGGCGACGCCGGCCTTGTTGAGGCGGACGATGTCGCTGGCGCTCAGGCGGTAGCTGGTGCGGCTGTCGCGGATCATGGCGATCAGCGCGTTGGGGGTGGTGCCCTGCTTGCTCAGCGCGATGACGTCGTCGACCGAGAGCGGCGGCGGCAGGGTGGCGCAGGCGGCCAGCAGGACGGCGGACAGGATGGGTAGCATTACGGTGCGGCGCATGGCGGCTCTCCTCGATCGGCTTTCACCATAGACCCCGGCACGCACGAAAAGTGCATGCGGCCGGCCGCCGACAGCGGCCGGCGCACCGATCCACATCCTGGCGCGGGGGGCTCAGAGGGCCTTGACCGCCCCCGTCACCGCGACCAGCCTGGCCGCCAGTTTCTCGACCTGGCTCTGCTGGCGCGCATCGGACAGCTTGCCGTCCTGGCCGAAGGCCTCGTGCGCGCGGCTGATCGCCAGCGTCTGCGGCAGCGTGCTCACGCCGAGCGTGTGCAGGATGTCGCGCAGGTGGTTGAGCCCGCGCAGGCCGCCCAGCGCACCGGGCGAGGCGGCGGTCAGCAGCGCGGTCTTGCCCTGGAAGGCAGCGCCGGCATCGATGCGCGACAGCCAGTCGAGCGTGTTCTTCATCAGCGAGGAGACCGAGGCGTTGTTCTCCGGCGAGGCCAGCGCCAGGCCGTCGTGCGACTGCAGCAGCGTATTGAGCGCACGGGCGCGCTCGGGCACGCCGTTCTCGCTTTCCCAGTCGCCGTGGTAGAGCAGCATGTCGAAATCGGCCAGGTCGATCAGGCTGGCCTCGCCGCCGGCGTCGCGCACCGCCTGCGCCAGCACGCCGGCCAGCTTCTTGTTGAGCGAACCGCGCCGGGCGCTGCCGGCGAATACCAGGATGCGTGCTGACATGGGGGTCTCCTCGTCAATAGGGTGGATTGGCGGATCGGGTAGCGCTTCAGGCCGCCGGCGCGACGACGGTCTCGGTCGCGATCTCGATGCGGCCGCTCAGGGTCTTGTGCACCGGGCACTTGTCGGCGATCTCGGCCAGCCGGGTGCGCTGCACCTCGGTCAGGTCGCCGACGAACTCGAGCCTGCGCTGCATGCGGTAGACGCCGTCGCGCTCGACGTGGTCGATGGAGACATGCACGTCCTCGAGCGGGAAGCCCTTGCGCGCGGCGTACATGCGCAGGGTGATGGCGGTGCAGGCGGCCAGCGCCGCGTCGAGCAGCTGGTGCGGATCGGGGGCGGTGGTCGAATCGTCGGCATCGGCGAGCCAGCGGGCGGCTTCGACGCTCAGTTCGGTCAGGTAGCTGCCCCCTTCGGATTTGCGGGCTTGGACGGTCATGGCGGGTTCCTCTCGTATCGTTTGCAGCGGATTGTCGTTGGTCTTTGGAGTACCGGCCGGTCGCGGGCTTCATCGTGCGACCGGCCGCGGCGGGCGGCGTTCCGCGGTCAGGCCAGGTCGAACACCAGCACTTCGGCGTCGCGGCCGTCCTCGAACCGCAGCGTGCCTTCACCGGCCAGCAGTGCCGCATCGCCGGCGGCCAGCGCCTCGCCGTTCACCGCGAGCTCGCCGCGCACCAGGTGCACATAGGCGCGGCGACCGGGCGCCAGCGGCAACTCGGCGCGCTCGCCGGCGTCGAACAGGCCGGCGTGGAGGCGTGCGTCCTGGTGCAGCGCCAGCACCCGCTCGCCGCCCTCGGGCGCCGCGATCAGCCGCAGCCGGCCGCGCTTTTCGTCCGGCCCAACGTGGAATTCCTGATAGCTGGCGTCGAGCCCGGTCTGCGAGGGTACGATCCAGATCTGCAGGAAGTGCACCGGCTCCTCGGTCGAGCCGTTGTACTCGGAGTGGTAGACGCCGCGGCCGGCGCTCATGCGCTGCACGTCGCCGGCACGCAGCACCGAGCCGTTGCCCATGCTGTCGCGGTGCTCGAGCGCGCCGGACAGCACGTAGCTGACGATCTCCATGTCGCGGTGGCCGTGGGTGCCGAAGCCGGCGCCGGCGGCGACGCGGTCCTCGTTGATCACGCGCAAGGCGCCGAAGCCCATGTGGGCCGGATCATAGTAGTCGGCGAAGGAAAAGCTGTGATAGGACTTGAGCCAGCCATGGTCGGCATGACCGCGTTCCGCGCTGCGCCGGATGGTGATGGACATGATGCACTCCTTTCAAATGTTTGAATGCCTGGAGTGCATGTTAAGACTGCATCAGTTGCACTGATAGCGGAATGATCTGAGCCGATTGATCCGATTTTTTGAATATAGACGAGGAAGCCGCGATGTCCCCGATCAAGCGTTGCATCCTGGCCGGCAACCGCCAGTCGGCGAAGTCGCTGCGCGGTGCGCAGGCCCGCGTGCTGGCGGCAGCCGACCCGGAAGCGCTGCACGACCTGCGCGTGGCGATCCGGCGCTGGCGCAGCCTGGCCGCGCCGTGGCGGCCGCTGGACGATTTCGCGTCGATCGCGGCGCCGCTGCGCCGGCTCAAGCGCGTCGCCGATCTCGGCGGCCCGCTGCGCGACGCCGAGGTGCAGGACGCGCTGCTGGCCACGCTGGCGCCGGTCGCCGACGCCGGGCTGGAGCGCTGGCAGGAGGAGCGCGCCGCCGAATTGGCCCGCCAGCAGGCCAGGCTGCTGGGACGGTTGCAGGGCAAGCGGCTGGCGCGGGCGATCCGGCGGCTGGAGCGCCGGCTCGAACGCGGCGTCGACGCGGCGCCGAGCAATGAACTGCTGGCGGCGCTGCGCCGGCACGAGTCGGCGCTGGCCGCGCAACTGCGGGCCGACCTGGCGCTGGGCCCGGCGCTGTTCGCCGAGCGGGCGCGCTGGCACGGCACGCGGCTCGACTGCAAGCGGCTGCGCTACCTGCTGGAGGAATACGGCACGCTGCTCGGCGAGGGGCGCGCAGCCAACGCGCTGGCCGCCAAACTGGCGCAGGACGCGCTGGGCGAGTTGCACGACGTCGATGCGCTGGCCGAGACGCTGTACGCAGCCGGCGTCACCGCGCTGGCCGGCCCGCTGGCGGCCTTGCGGCGGCAGCGGCTGGCGCGTGCGCAGGCGGCGCTGGTCGAGCTGTCGGCCTGGATCTGAGGCGGGGTCCGGCGGCCGGTCGCGATCGACCGGGAGAATGCGGCGAAGAAAGGTCGGCCGGTCGGATCCGGCCGGGGGAATCGTGCCGTGCAACCTTTGCCGGCGGCGCGGTCGAACGGAGTGAAGGCTGGTCGAGGCATTCCGGCAGGCGCGGGCCTCCCGGCGGCGGCATCACTCCTCTCCAAAAGAGGTTCGCGGTATGGCGGCAGCGCCATGCCGCGTTTTTTATTCCGCGGCGCCGACGCCGCCGCAGGAGCGGCTTCAGCCGCGAATCGTGTTCGGGGCTCCCATGCCATTCGCGGCTGAAGCCGCTCCTACGAGGAGGCATCGGCATCGGTTCGAAGATCGGCACTGACTCATCTGGCGTGTCGTATCCCGCGCGCCGACACCGCCGTAGGGGCGGCTTCAGCCGCGAATCGCGTTCGCAGCCCAGCCGTCATTCGCGGCCGAAGCCGCTCCTGCACAAGGCCGCAGCCACGGCTGGCGCGGCGCTCAAGCCAGCCAGGGCGACGCCAGCCACAGCAGCGCGGCCGCCGGCACGGCCGCCAGCGCGTCGTCGAGCATCACGCCCAGGCCGCCCTTGACCCGCGCGTCGATCCAGCGGATCGGCCACGGTTTCCAGATATCGAACAGGCGGAACAGCGCGAAGGCGGCGCCCCAGCCCAGCCAGCCCTGAGGCGCCAGCGCCAGCAGCGGCAGCATCGCCACGATCTCGTCCCATACGATGGCGCCGTGGTCGCTCACGCCGAGCGCGCGGCCGGTCCTGTCGCAGACCGGCACGCCGAGCGCGAACAGCGGGATCGCCAGCAGCGCGATCGCCAGCGGCGACAGCCAGCAGGCCAGCAGCAGGTAGAACGGGATCGCCGCCAGCGAGCCGAAGGTGCCCGGCGCGCGCGGCGCCAGGCCGCTGCCGAAACCGAGCGACAGGAGGTGGGCGGGATGGGACAGCAGCAGCTTGAGGTCGGGCTGGCGGGCGGGCATTGCGAAGCGCTTTCGGCCGGGGCTAGTCGAAGTGGTTGAAGCCGGCGCGCGGCAGCGCCAGCGGCTGGCCGGCGGCGTCGCGCACGGTGACGCCCCGGCCGGCCCGCATGGCGCCGATGCGGGCCAGCGGCAGCGCGAGCTCCGCGCCGAGCGCGGCGATGCGTGCGCGCTCGGCCGGCGCGGCGGTGAAGCACAGCTCGTAGTCGTCGCCGCCGGCCAGCCGGGCCAGGTCATAGCCCGGCACGGCCTGCACCGCCGGATCGAGCGGCAGCTGCGGCAGCAGGGCCAGCTCGATCTCTGCGGCCAGCCCGGACGCGCGGGCGATGTGGCCGAGATCGGCCGCCAGGCCGTCCGACACGTCGATCGCCGCCGAGGCGAGGCCGCGCAGGGCCCGGCCCAGCGCCACCCGAGGCACCGGCCGGTCGAGCCGTTCGGCGCAATGGGCCAGGTCGGCAGCGGCCAGCGCCAGCTCGCCGTAGCGCTGCCGCACCGCCAGCGCGGCGGCGCCGGTCGGGCCGGACAGCCAGACGTCGTCGCCGTCGCGCGCGCCGTCGCGGCGCAGCGCCTGGCCCGGCTCGACCTCGCCGAGGATCTGGATCGACATCGCCAGCAGGCCGGAGGTGGTATCGCCGCCGATCAGCTCGGCGCCGTGCGCATCGGCCAGCGCGAACAGGCCGCGCGCATAGTCGGCCAGCCAGCCGGCGTCGGCCGCCGGCAGCGTCAGGCACAGCGTGAACCAGCGCGGCGCGGCGCCCATGGCGGCCATGTCCGACAGGTTGACCGCCAGCGACTTCCAGCCGAGCGAATACGGATCGGCGCCGGCGAAGAAATGGCGGCCCTCGACCATGGTGTCGGCCGCCACCGCCAGCTGCAGGCCGGCCGCCGGCGCGATCAGCGCCGCATCGTCGCCGATGCCGAGCGCGGCGCCCGGCGTGGCGCGCGTGAAGTAGCGGCGGATCAGGTCGAATTCGTCGAGCGGCATGCGCGGCGCGGGCGGACCGGAGGCGGGATCAGCGGCGCTTGTTGCGGCCGGCTTCGACCTCGTCGGCGCGCACTTCGAGCGCCAGCTTGTCGAGCACGCCGTTGACGAAGCGGTGGCCGTCGGTGCCGCCGAAGGTCTTGGCGATCTCGATCGCCTCGTTGATGATCACCGCGTAGGGGGTCTCGGGCTTGGCGGTCAGCTCGAAGGCGCCGACCAGCAGGATGGCGCGCTCGACCGGGCTGACGTCGGCCTCGTCGCGGTCCAGGTGCGGCACCAGCTTTTCCTTGAGCACCGCAGCGTCGCGCATGCAGGTGTAGAAGATCTCGCGGAACAGCGCCTCGTCGGCGCGCACGAAGCTGGTGCTGCTGTCGCGCAGGAAGCGCTCGATGGCGGCGACGCCGTCGCCGGTCAGCTGCCACTGGTACAGGCCCTGCACGGCGAATTCGCGCGCGCGGCGGCGGGCGGACTTCTGCGGGGCTTCTTGGCGTCTTGGGGTTGGGCGGCTTGGCTCATGGGCATTCCTGTCGAAAGAGCAAACGCGGCCGGGGCCGCGCGGGATGGATCGCCGGGAGACGGGCGCTCCCGGAAGGATGGATCGACGGGCGCGGGCGGCGATGGCCCGCGGCCCGACTACAGCTTGAGGCGTTCGCGCAGCGCGGTCTGCAACCGGGCCATCTCGACCGCGACGCGGGCGGCGTCGGTGCCCTTCTCCTGCATGCGCACCAGCGCCTGGTCGTCGTTCTCGGTGGTCAGGATCGCGTTGGCGATCGGCACGCCGAAATCGAGCGTCACCTGGGTCACGCCGGCGCCCGACTCGTTCGATACCAGTTCGAAATGATAGGTCTCGCCGCGGATCACTGCGCCGAGGGTGACCAGCGCGTCGAAACGGCCCGACTTGGCCATGGTCTGCAGCACCAGCGGCGCCTCGAGCGCGCCGGGCACGGTCGCCAGCAGCAGGTCGGATTCCGCCACGCCCAGCCGCACCAGCTCGTCGCGGCAGGCCGCCAGCAGGCCCTCGCAGACGTCGCTGTTAAAGCGGCACATGACGATGCCGACCTTGAGGCCGCGGCCGTCGAGATTGGATTCGATTTCGGGGAGGTGTTCGAAGCGCGGCATGTCAGCCCTTTCGTTCTGTATGTTGGCGCAATAAAGCGGCCAGTGCCGGCCGATCCAGCTGGTCGATCGCGATGCGGACCAGCCAGTCGACCAAGTCGATCTGCGAAAAACGGAGCCACCAGCCATTACCAACTAGGAAGGTGGTCATGCAGGCGGCGGCGGTACGCTTGTTGCCGTCGAGGAAGGGACGATTCTTGGCCAGCGAATGGGCATAGGCCGCCGCCGCCTCGAATACATCGCCGGTATAGCCATAAGTCTGCTGGGCCTGCCCCAGGGCCGAGCGCATCAGCTCGATGTCGCGCACGCCCTGCATCCCGCCGAAAGCCCGGATCTGGTCCTCGTGGACCAGCAATACCAAGGCTTCGGGCAGGAAGCGGACCGGAGCGGTCATCAGAGCTCGGCGAGCTTCTGGAAGGCCGGCCGGTATTGCTCAAGCACTTCCTGATAAGCCGCCCAGCCTTCGGCAAAAGCCTCGTCGACCGGCGTCAGCAGCAGGCGGCCGTTCTCGGGCGTCACCTCGAACTTCTGGCCTTCGGCCAGGTGCAGGCTGTGCACGATCTCGGCCGGAATGGTGGTGACGAAGCTGGAACCGACCTTGCGCAGCACGACTTGGCTCATGGCGACCTCCGTATATACGGTCGTATATATTAGCAAGCCGCCCACGCCCCGTCAAAAACCCCTTATGAATCAGGGCCTACCGAGACCGCTCATGGCTCGACGAAGCCCGTCACCTCGAGCCCGAAACCGGCCATGCTCGGCATCTTGCGCTCGGGCGACAGCAGCTTCATCTTGCCCACGCCGAGCGTCTTGAGCATCTGCGCGCCGACGCCGTAGGTGCGCAGATCCCACTTGGTCGGCTGGTTGAGCTTGAGCTCGGGCAGCGCCCGCGCCAGCAGGTCCTCGCCGCTCTCGTCTCGGTGCAGCATCACCAGCACGCCGCGGCCGGCCTCGGCGATGGCGGCCAGGCTCTGGTAGATGCCCCAGGAATGGCGGGTCTGGCCGGCGTCGAGCCAGTCGAGCACGCTGAGCGGCTCGTGCACGCGCACCAGCACCTCGTCGTCGGGCCGGATCTGGCCCTTGACCAGCGCCAGGTGGGTCGCGG is a genomic window of Chitinimonas koreensis containing:
- a CDS encoding AbrB/MazE/SpoVT family DNA-binding domain-containing protein produces the protein MSQVVLRKVGSSFVTTIPAEIVHSLHLAEGQKFEVTPENGRLLLTPVDEAFAEGWAAYQEVLEQYRPAFQKLAEL